The genomic region GGCATCAAACCCGGCGGTGGAATCCAAAGATGCAGAAGTACATTTTTACAGAACGCAATGGTATTTACATTGTCGATTTGCAAAAGACGCAGATGCAGATCGAAGCGGCATATCAGGCTGTACGCAAGGCTGCCGAGACAGGCCAGCCAATTCTTTTTGTCGGTACGAAGAAACAGGCTAAAGACATCATTTTAGATGCCGCTGAACGCTGCGACATGTTTTTTGTCAACAACCGCTGGTTGGGGGGCATGCTGACGAATTTTCAAACTATTCGGCAGAGCATTCGCCGCCTGGACACGCTGGATAAAATGGCCAGCGATGGCACATACCAGCAGTTGACCAAAAAGGAAGTGTTGCGTTTGGAACGCGAGCGCGATAAGTTGCAGAAATCCCTGGGTGGGATCCGCAGCATGGGGCGTTTGCCAGCACTCGTATTTGTCGTGGATACCAAAAAGGAAAAAATCGCAGTCGCCGAAGCGCGTCGTCTGGAAATTCCGCTTGTGGCGATTGTCGATACCAACTGCGACCCGGACGAGGTTGACCATCCCATTCCGGGCAATGATGATGCAATGAGGTCTATTGCGCTGATTACAAATTTGATGGCCGAGGCCGTGATTGAGGGGACAACTGTTCGACAGGATGAAGAAGATGTCCCTGCGCCAGATACGGGCCCAGAGATTACAGAAATTGATCCCAGCAATAATTAAATCAAAAGAGGATGGAGATTGAAATGGCTATTTCTGCAAAAATGGTTCAGGAGTTGCGTGCCAGAACCAATGTGGGCATGATGGACTGTAAACGAGCGCTTGAAGAGGCCGATGGCGTCATGGATAAGGCTGTTGAGTTGTTGCGTAAACGAGGCATTGCCAAAGCCGAGAGCAGAGCGGGACGTCAGGCCAAAGAGGGAGCGATTGCGTCGTACATCCATGCGGGAAGCCAATTGGGAGTTTTGCTCGAGATCAATAGCGAGACCGACTTTGTAGCGCGTACCGATGAGTTCCAGACGTT from Gemmatimonadota bacterium harbors:
- the rpsB gene encoding 30S ribosomal protein S2; translation: MAVVSMRQLLESGVHFGHQTRRWNPKMQKYIFTERNGIYIVDLQKTQMQIEAAYQAVRKAAETGQPILFVGTKKQAKDIILDAAERCDMFFVNNRWLGGMLTNFQTIRQSIRRLDTLDKMASDGTYQQLTKKEVLRLERERDKLQKSLGGIRSMGRLPALVFVVDTKKEKIAVAEARRLEIPLVAIVDTNCDPDEVDHPIPGNDDAMRSIALITNLMAEAVIEGTTVRQDEEDVPAPDTGPEITEIDPSNN